GCCTGGTTCGCGCTCGCCTCCTCGGGCGCCCAGCCCTGCCGCGCCTCGTCGTAGTCGTGGAGGAAGCGAACGCCCGAGAACTTGGTCCGGCCCTCGAACATCGACGCGGCGTCGAAGGCGCGCCCCGCGCCGTCGTGCAGGCTGAGATAGGCGTTGTCTTGCGTGGCGAAGACGTCCATCGCGCCGTCGCCGTTCACGTCGCCGAGCGCGACGTTCTGATCGTAGCCGCCGGTCACGTAACACGCGTCGTCGCAGCCGGCGGCCCCGGTGGTGTTCGGGGGGAAGCCCGCGACGAAGCTCCCGTCGTCGTTGACCGCGATGACGATGTCGCGCTGGCCGCCGCCGCTCAGCGGGTTGGTGGTGACCGCGACCAGCTCGAGGCGTCCGTCGCCGTCGATGTCGCCGCCCGCGAGCGAGCGGAGCTCGTCCTGCCACGCGACGGGGAAGCCGGGCCGCTCCGCGCCGTCGGGGCCGAAGAGGTGGATCTGTCCGCGCGCGGCCACCGCGACCTCGAGGCCGGGCGCCTCCGGCACCACGTCGGCGACGACGGGGCTCGCCCAGATGCGCCCCTCGACCTCGGCCCGGAAGACGACCTCGCCGTCGAGGTGCCAGCCCAGCAACAGGCCGTGACGCGCGGCGAGGATCTCGGCCTCACCGTCGCCATCGAGGTCGGCGACCGCCGGGGAGCCGAGCCACGCCTCGTGCCAGCGATCGAAGAGGGTGGCTACGAGGGTGGGGGCCTGCGCCGTGGCCGCGCCGCCCGACGACTCACACGCGGCCGGAGGCGGCGGGGGGAGGGCGGCGTCGCGGAGAGTGGGCGAGCCCGAGTCCGAAGTCGGGGCGACGCCGCCGTCGTCGCAGCCCGCGAGACAGGTGGCGAGACAGAGGAGACTCGAGGAGAGCAGGCGCGCCATGGGCTCGATTCTACCCCGGGCGACCGCCGACGTGTGGAGGCCGGCGCGTGCCCGTCGTGGCAGCGCGCCCCGGCGCGCGGACGCGAGCTCGGACGGATCGGGCGGGGGCACGCGCGTTGCTCTCACCATAGACGTGAAACACGACCTCGCGTGGGCCCGCCGCACCCTCGATGACGACCCCCGGACCTCGGCTGACGAGGCCGGGCTTCGCTACGTGGACGGCGAGGAGCCGGGCTATGGCCGTCGCAAGCGCGGCCGCGGCTTCTCGTACCTCGACCTCGACGGAGAGACGGTGCGCTCGGCGCAGCTGCGGGGGCGCTTCGACCGGCTCGTGATCCCGCCCGCGTGGACCGAGGTGTGGATCTGTCGCGACCGGCGAGGTCACATCCAGGCCACCGGCCGGGACGACGCGGGGCGCAAGCAGTACCTCTATCACCCGGACTGGCGGCGGGCGCGCGACCGCCACAAGTACGACCGGGTCGTCGCCTTCGGCAAGGTCCTGCCGCGCATTCGACAGCAGGTGGAGCGCGATCTCGAAGGAGAGGGGCTCTCGCGCGGGCGCGTGCTCGCGTCGGTCGTCCGCTTGCTCGAGACGACCCTCGTCCGGGTCGGCAACGACGAGTACGCGCGCAAGCACGAGCACTACGGCCTGACCACCATCCGCAAGAAGCACGTCGTGCGCGACGGGGACGACGCGGAGGTGGTGCTCGACTTCAAGGCGAAGTCGGGCAAGGACTGGCGCGTCGAGATCGACGATCCGGAGCTGGTGGAGATCATCGTCGAGAGTCTGGAGACGCCCGGCTACGAGCTCTTCAAGTACTTCGACGACGACGGTCGGAGGCGCGACGTGACCTCCGAGGACGTCAACGCCTACCTGCGCGAGGCGGCGCAGGCCCGGGTCACCGCGAAGGACTTCCGCACCTGGGCCGGCACCGTGCTCGCGGCGGTCGCGCTCGAGGAGATCGAGCGGGTCGATGACGAGGCGCGTCACGACCGCCGCCTGCTCCGCGCGATCGAGCGCGTGGCGAAGGAGCTCGGCAACACCGTCGCGGTCTGTCGCTCCTGCTACATCCACCCCGAGGTCCTCAGCCCCAGCGAGGAGGACATCGCCGCGGTCGCGGCCGCGGTCCGAGACAGGGCCCAGGTGAAGCTCCGGGACGAGCTCGCGCTGCTCCGCCCGGAGGAGGCGGCGGTGCTGGCCTACCTCGAGCAGCGCCTCGACCAGCGCAGCCGCCGCGTCGAGCCCGTGCGCCTCGCGTCCTGATCAGCGCGTCCAGCGGCGGTGGGCGCGGCGGAAGCTGCGGACCCCGGAGAAGCCGAGCGCTTCGGCGATGGTGGCGAAGGGCATGCCGTCGGCGAGCATGGCCTCCGCGCGGCGCTTGCGCGCGTCCTCGAGGACCTCACGGAAGGTCGTGCCCTCGTCGCCGAGGCGGCGCTGGACGGTGCGCGGGGTCTGGCCGAGGCGCGCGGAGACCGCGTCGAGATCCGCGGCCGCGAAGCCGAGCTGGCTCTCGATGACGTCGACGACCACCGCCGCCGCGCTGCGGTCGCCGAGCGCGCGCAATCTTTCTTGCCCCTGCTTCGCGAGGAAGGCGAAGACCACGGGGTCCGCGGTCCGGAGCGGCGTGGGGCTGGAGCCGCGCGGGATGGACAGGCCGCAGGTGCGCGCGCCGTAGGTGACGTCGACACCGAAGCAGGCCCGGAGCGCGGGCGCGTCCTCGGAGGCGCGGTGCGAGAACCAGACGCGCGAGAGCGGCAGGCCGCCCGGGGTCACGTCGTCGAGCGCGCGGTGGAGGTAGGCGAAGGTGAACTCGTTCATCGTCGCGCCGAGCGCGTCCGCGGTGCCGTGCACGAAGTAGTGCAGCTCCGTCTCGTCCGCGGTCTCACGCACCTCGAAGCGGCCCACCGGGTTGATGAGGCTCGCGTGGCGCTCGAGCTCGCGCAGGCCGCGCTCGAGGTCCGGCGCGGTCCGCACGAGCAGCTCCGCCAGCTCGTAGGTGCCGAAGGGCACGGCCCGCGCGAGCGCGACGCCGAAGGGCCGCTTCGACGAGCGCCGCGCGGCCTCCTCGACCAGGCGCTCGACGCGTGAGAGCGGCGCGGTGATCGCGCCCCGCGTCGCGCTCGCGGGCAGCCCGCACTCGGCGAGGAGCGCGTCCGTGGCGGCCGCGTCCAGCTCCGCGAGCGCGAGCACCAGCGGGGTCAGCCGAAAGATGAAGAGCGGGTCTCCGTGCGACACCGCGCGCAGCATGCGGGGTGTGCCCGCGGGCGGGCAAGCTCAGGCCGCGGCGGCGTCGGCGGCCTCGGCCTCCGCGGGCCAGGCCTCGATGCGCGCGCGGAGGAGATCGAGCGCGCGGGCGCAGTACAGGCCGTCCTCGAT
This sequence is a window from Sandaracinaceae bacterium. Protein-coding genes within it:
- a CDS encoding DNA topoisomerase IB, translating into MKHDLAWARRTLDDDPRTSADEAGLRYVDGEEPGYGRRKRGRGFSYLDLDGETVRSAQLRGRFDRLVIPPAWTEVWICRDRRGHIQATGRDDAGRKQYLYHPDWRRARDRHKYDRVVAFGKVLPRIRQQVERDLEGEGLSRGRVLASVVRLLETTLVRVGNDEYARKHEHYGLTTIRKKHVVRDGDDAEVVLDFKAKSGKDWRVEIDDPELVEIIVESLETPGYELFKYFDDDGRRRDVTSEDVNAYLREAAQARVTAKDFRTWAGTVLAAVALEEIERVDDEARHDRRLLRAIERVAKELGNTVAVCRSCYIHPEVLSPSEEDIAAVAAAVRDRAQVKLRDELALLRPEEAAVLAYLEQRLDQRSRRVEPVRLAS
- a CDS encoding AraC family transcriptional regulator ligand-binding domain-containing protein; translation: MSHGDPLFIFRLTPLVLALAELDAAATDALLAECGLPASATRGAITAPLSRVERLVEEAARRSSKRPFGVALARAVPFGTYELAELLVRTAPDLERGLRELERHASLINPVGRFEVRETADETELHYFVHGTADALGATMNEFTFAYLHRALDDVTPGGLPLSRVWFSHRASEDAPALRACFGVDVTYGARTCGLSIPRGSSPTPLRTADPVVFAFLAKQGQERLRALGDRSAAAVVVDVIESQLGFAAADLDAVSARLGQTPRTVQRRLGDEGTTFREVLEDARKRRAEAMLADGMPFATIAEALGFSGVRSFRRAHRRWTR
- a CDS encoding VCBS repeat-containing protein, with translation MARLLSSSLLCLATCLAGCDDGGVAPTSDSGSPTLRDAALPPPPPAACESSGGAATAQAPTLVATLFDRWHEAWLGSPAVADLDGDGEAEILAARHGLLLGWHLDGEVVFRAEVEGRIWASPVVADVVPEAPGLEVAVAARGQIHLFGPDGAERPGFPVAWQDELRSLAGGDIDGDGRLELVAVTTNPLSGGGQRDIVIAVNDDGSFVAGFPPNTTGAAGCDDACYVTGGYDQNVALGDVNGDGAMDVFATQDNAYLSLHDGAGRAFDAASMFEGRTKFSGVRFLHDYDEARQGWAPEEASANQAHFTNSAPAIADVDGDGANDLIVLGSVQNASQDDRLRGVALWVLHPDGSRLDAWSTPFHAPDYLAGLWDYEGTNVVGATNQVAVVDLDPERAGPEMVFAGFDGRIHAVDARAEPLWEATYTTLDRVLTAGVAVADLSGDGVPEIVFATYSPDADQSALFVLGANGAEQHRVPLPGRGAMPVPTIADVDGDGALEIVVSLKDGDDRERQVLVYTVPGSTDACVLWATGRGNDLRNGFVSF